The genomic window AATCCGAAAAATGAGATGGGCATCGAGCGAATGAAAATTATGACAGAAACGAATAATGGATTTGTGTTGAGTGAAAAGGATCTTGAGTTGCGAGGACCAGGAGAGGTTTTTGGTGCACGACAATCCGGACTGCCGGAATTTATTGTTGGGGATATCATCACGGATTTCAATGTTTTGGAAGTAGCCAGACAGGAAGCATCAGATATTTGGAAGAAAAAAGAGTGGTGGCTACTGCCTGATTATCATGGCTTGGCAGAAGAAATTCAGCCAGCAGATGAAAAACATCAATACTTTGACTGATAAAAAATATGCTATACTGATTGATGAGAAATAGCTGAACAAACGACCAATAACAGGAGCGTTTTTGTCTGTATTATTGAGACAAAGGACATCTTTGTAAAAAGAAACTTAAGAGGATTTATATAGAAGAATTAGGAGGAGTCATTTATGAGAATCGCCGTTGATGCAATGGGCGGAGACAACGCACCAAAAGCAATTGTTGAAGGTGTCATGCTAGCAAAAAAAGATTTTCCGGATATAGAATTTCTGCTTTATGGAAAAGAAAATGAAATCAGAGAATACGTGACAGATGAAACCAACATCACGATCATTCACACGGATGAAAAAATAACTAGTGATGATGAACCAGTTAAAGCGATTCGTCGGAAAAAAGAGGCATCTATGGTCCTTGCTGCGCAGGCAGTAAAGGCCGGAGAAGCAGATGCGATATTCTCAGCGGGGAATACCGGCGCGCTATTAGCAGCAGGTCTGTTCATCGTTGGGCGGATCAAAAATGTTGAGCGACCTGGTCTGATGTCCACTTTACCTGTTATAGGACAAAAAAATGGTGGGTTCGACATGCTTGATTTAGGTGCGAATGCCGATAATAAACCAGAACATCTTGTCCAGTATGCTGTTTTAGGTTCTTTCTATGCGAATCGTGTGCGTGGAATAAACAAACCAAGAGTCGGATTGCTGAATAACGGAACAGAGGAAACAAAAGGGAGCGAGCTGACGAAGAAGACC from Enterococcus sp. 9E7_DIV0242 includes these protein-coding regions:
- the plsX gene encoding phosphate acyltransferase PlsX is translated as MRIAVDAMGGDNAPKAIVEGVMLAKKDFPDIEFLLYGKENEIREYVTDETNITIIHTDEKITSDDEPVKAIRRKKEASMVLAAQAVKAGEADAIFSAGNTGALLAAGLFIVGRIKNVERPGLMSTLPVIGQKNGGFDMLDLGANADNKPEHLVQYAVLGSFYANRVRGINKPRVGLLNNGTEETKGSELTKKTFELLSENKTINFIGNVEARDLLNGPADVVVTDGFTGNAVLKSIEGTALNMMSLLKTSILDEGIKGKMGAMLLKNALRGMKSEMDYSKHGGAVLFGLKAPVVKTHGATGPDAVRYTIRQIRTMLITDVVSQLVEYYEGK